In Pongo abelii isolate AG06213 chromosome 15, NHGRI_mPonAbe1-v2.0_pri, whole genome shotgun sequence, a single window of DNA contains:
- the LOC134759961 gene encoding LOW QUALITY PROTEIN: olfactory receptor 10G2-like (The sequence of the model RefSeq protein was modified relative to this genomic sequence to represent the inferred CDS: substituted 1 base at 1 genomic stop codon), producing MGKTKNTSLDTVVTDFILLGLSHPPNLRSLLFLVFFVIYILTQLGNLLILLTVWADPKLRAHPMYILLGVLSFLDVWLSSVIVPXIILNFTPANKAIPFGGCVAQLFFFHFLGSTQCFLYTLMAYDRYLAICQPLRYPVLMNGRLCTVLVAGAWVAGSIHGSIQATLTFRLPYCGPNQVDYFICDIPEVLRLACADTAVNQLVTFVDIEVVAASCFMLILLSYANIVHAILKMRTTDGRRRAFSTCGCHLTVVTVYYVPCIFIYLRPGSKSPLDGAVAVFYTVVTPLLNPLIYTLRNQEVKSALKRITAGRGTE from the coding sequence ATGGGAAAGACCAAAAACACATCGCTGGACACCGTGGTGACAGATTTCATTCTTCTGGGCTTGTCTCACCCCCCGAATCTAAGAAGCCTCCTCTTCCTGGTCTTCTTCGTCATTTACATCCTCACTCAGCTGGGGAACCTGCTCATTCTGCTCACTGTGTGGGCTGACCCGAAGCTCCGTGCTCACCCCATGTACATTCTTCTGGGAGTGCTCTCATTCCTGGACGTGTGGCTCTCCTCAGTCATCGTTCcttgaattattttaaacttcACTCCTGCCAACAAGGCTATCCCATTTGGTGGCTGTGTGGCTCAACTGTTTTTCTTTCACTTCCTGGGCAGCACCCAGTGCTTCCTCTACACCCTGATGGCCTATGACAGGTACCTGGCAATATGTCAGCCCCTGCGCTACCCAGTGCTCATGAATGGGAGGTTATGCACAGTCCTTGTGGCAGGAGCTTGGGTCGCCGGCTCCATTCATGGGTCTATCCAGGCCACCCTGACCTTCCGCCTGCCCTACTGTGGGCCCAATCAGGTGGATTACTTTATCTGTGACATCCCTGAAGTATTGAGACTGGCCTGTGCTGACACAGCTGTCAATCAGCTTGTGACGTTTGTGGACATCGAGGTAGTGGCTGCCAGTTGCTTCATGTTAATTCTGCTCTCCTATGCCAACATAGTCCATGCCATCCTGAAGATGCGCACCACTGATGGGAGGCGCCGGGCCTTCTCCACCTGTGGCTGCCACCTAACTGTAGTCACAGTCTACTATGTCCCCTGTATTTTCATCTACCTCAGGCCGGGCTCCAAGAGTCCCCTGGATGGGGCAGTGGCTGTGTTTTACACTGTTGTCACTCCATTACTGAACCCCCTCATCTACACACTGAGGAACCAGGAAGTGAAGTCTGCCCTGAAGAGGATAACAGCAGGTCGAGGGACTGAATGA